In Nitrospirota bacterium, one genomic interval encodes:
- a CDS encoding Crp/Fnr family transcriptional regulator, which produces MKRKPCLIEDCGTCTFRAKSVVCDLEGDALAAFQKIKRSLQYEPHQVVFYEGHACLGLYLLCAGKVKLTRSSSRGQRQIVRILESGELIEKHAFRDGAIHEVTCETLEVSQICLIEKELYLALVRRHSDLALRLIQLLSRELGMHINQLDQFTFKLARERLASLLLELGERFGSEARQGVRVGITLKREEVAEMAGVTVETVIRLLGAFRDEGLISLDGRSITLLNPDRLTKIAQR; this is translated from the coding sequence ATGAAACGGAAACCCTGTCTCATCGAGGATTGCGGAACTTGCACCTTCCGGGCCAAATCCGTGGTGTGCGACCTCGAGGGAGACGCACTCGCCGCGTTCCAGAAAATCAAGCGCTCTCTCCAGTACGAGCCCCATCAAGTGGTCTTCTACGAAGGCCACGCCTGCCTGGGCCTGTACCTGTTATGCGCGGGCAAGGTCAAGCTCACCCGGTCCTCGAGCCGTGGGCAGCGGCAGATCGTGCGGATCCTGGAGTCCGGCGAATTGATCGAGAAGCATGCGTTCCGGGATGGGGCGATTCATGAGGTCACCTGCGAGACCCTGGAAGTGTCCCAGATCTGCCTGATTGAGAAGGAGCTATACCTGGCGCTGGTGAGGCGCCACAGCGACCTCGCCCTCAGGCTGATCCAACTCTTGAGCCGCGAGCTCGGCATGCATATCAACCAGCTCGACCAGTTCACCTTCAAGCTCGCCCGCGAGCGGCTGGCGAGCCTGCTGTTGGAGCTGGGCGAGCGGTTCGGCAGCGAGGCTCGCCAGGGAGTCCGGGTCGGCATCACCCTCAAGCGCGAGGAGGTCGCCGAAATGGCCGGCGTCACGGTCGAAACCGTCATCCGGCTCCTCGGAGCCTTTCGGGACGAAGGCTTGATCTCCCTTGACGGCCGTTCCATCACCCTGCTGAACCCGGATCGTCTGACCAAGATTGCCCAGCGGTAG
- a CDS encoding phosphoribosyltransferase family protein gives MSGWAPWREALFADREEAGRLLADRLRAYRGASDGLILALPRGGVAVGYTLSLALRLPLDVFLVRKLGAPGNPEFAIGAMTETGSVHLNPGAPEVLETLSAPAGYLEHAVRIQKEEIARRQALYRKGRPLPSLADRTVLLVDDGIATGATFLASVEALKGLGVKRLVAAIPVGPADTLREVGRRVDELVVLMAPEPFFAVGNHYADFSQVEDEKVIRYMAEAAAALREGGAAPERKGEAS, from the coding sequence ATGAGCGGATGGGCACCGTGGCGGGAGGCGCTCTTCGCGGACCGCGAGGAGGCCGGCCGGCTCCTGGCCGACCGGCTGCGCGCGTACCGGGGGGCCTCCGACGGGCTCATTCTGGCCCTGCCCCGCGGGGGCGTGGCCGTGGGATATACGTTGAGCCTGGCGCTGCGCCTGCCGCTGGACGTCTTCCTGGTGCGCAAACTCGGCGCGCCGGGAAATCCGGAGTTCGCGATCGGAGCGATGACCGAGACGGGGTCGGTTCATCTGAATCCGGGCGCGCCGGAGGTCCTGGAGACGCTCTCCGCCCCGGCCGGGTATCTGGAGCATGCCGTGCGCATTCAGAAGGAAGAGATCGCCCGCCGGCAGGCTCTGTACCGGAAGGGCCGCCCCCTGCCCTCGCTCGCGGATCGGACGGTCTTGCTGGTAGACGACGGGATCGCCACCGGCGCCACCTTTCTGGCCTCGGTCGAGGCGCTGAAAGGGCTGGGCGTGAAACGGCTGGTCGCGGCCATTCCGGTCGGACCGGCGGACACCTTGCGGGAAGTCGGCCGGCGGGTGGACGAGCTGGTGGTCCTGATGGCTCCAGAACCGTTCTTCGCGGTCGGCAACCACTATGCGGATTTCAGCCAAGTCGAGGACGAGAAAGTCATCCGATACATGGCCGAGGCGGCGGCCGCCTTGCGGGAAGGGGGGGCCGCGCCGGAGCGGAAAGGAGAAGCGTCATGA
- a CDS encoding LuxR C-terminal-related transcriptional regulator, whose amino-acid sequence MLQTILSAFLDSTRALVHPSVLQCMLQRIGVQIGRQVSEQHRLTLGLSLPFSRKEYGRCLSQSLPERMGWPCSLLEETADRLRFNIPSCPFGRSVAGNSDFCRLTSGVFGGIAADQFGYAKVCLTQGHGTPPRNCCVTVYIRKTDESMAAEGTVYPEAVTAAGDWAETPARQGALPPLSSRECGLLRLVGEGLTDKEIAAALNLSVRTVENHGARLREKLGVSGRVGLVRFALRHHLAKP is encoded by the coding sequence ATGCTCCAGACGATCCTGAGCGCCTTCCTCGACTCCACACGGGCGCTCGTTCATCCCTCGGTGCTGCAATGTATGCTGCAGCGCATCGGGGTTCAGATCGGCCGGCAGGTCAGCGAACAGCATCGGTTGACCCTCGGACTGAGCCTTCCCTTCTCCCGGAAGGAGTATGGCCGCTGCCTCTCGCAGAGTCTCCCGGAGCGCATGGGGTGGCCGTGCTCTCTCCTCGAAGAGACTGCGGACCGGCTCCGCTTCAATATTCCGTCTTGCCCGTTCGGACGCAGCGTCGCCGGCAACTCTGATTTCTGCCGGCTCACGTCCGGAGTCTTCGGCGGAATCGCGGCGGACCAGTTCGGCTACGCCAAAGTCTGTCTCACGCAGGGCCACGGCACGCCCCCCCGGAACTGCTGCGTCACGGTTTACATCCGGAAGACCGACGAAAGCATGGCAGCGGAAGGCACCGTGTATCCGGAGGCCGTGACCGCGGCCGGGGATTGGGCCGAGACGCCTGCGCGCCAAGGGGCTCTCCCGCCGCTTTCGTCGCGCGAGTGCGGGCTGCTCAGGCTGGTCGGAGAGGGTCTGACCGACAAGGAGATCGCGGCGGCCTTGAATTTGAGCGTTCGGACCGTCGAAAACCACGGTGCCCGTCTGCGCGAGAAGCTCGGGGTCTCCGGACGTGTCGGGCTCGTTCGGTTCGCGCTTCGCCATCACCTGGCCAAGCCGTAA
- a CDS encoding DUF4149 domain-containing protein — translation MLLLLIWVHLLAAVAWIGGMVFLSLVVAPVLKHPPLAAQRGPLFRAVGRRFRAVVWTAIALLVATGPVLLSQRVPSLLDPAAWPPAAKAKLLLVGVLIVLTGLHDFWLGPRVGRLLGAPQKPRAGLDSFMIRSAPWLARAGLVLGLAVLLAAAALARS, via the coding sequence ATGCTGCTCCTCCTGATCTGGGTCCACCTGCTGGCTGCGGTCGCCTGGATCGGCGGGATGGTCTTCCTGTCCCTGGTCGTTGCGCCGGTTTTGAAGCACCCGCCTCTCGCCGCGCAGCGGGGGCCGCTTTTCCGAGCAGTCGGACGCCGGTTCCGCGCGGTGGTCTGGACCGCTATCGCTCTCCTGGTCGCCACCGGACCGGTCCTCCTCAGCCAGCGAGTGCCCTCGCTCCTCGATCCGGCCGCCTGGCCTCCGGCGGCCAAGGCAAAACTGTTGCTGGTGGGAGTCCTCATCGTCTTGACCGGGCTCCACGACTTCTGGCTCGGACCGAGGGTCGGACGGCTGTTGGGCGCCCCGCAGAAGCCGCGGGCCGGGCTGGATTCGTTCATGATCCGATCGGCCCCTTGGCTCGCCCGTGCCGGGCTGGTGTTGGGGCTCGCAGTGCTGTTGGCCGCCGCAGCCTTGGCGCGGAGCTAA
- a CDS encoding CBS domain-containing protein has product MSGAAAAKTETQPEADQWLPATVYTVAPDSQVSEVARQMAGKGVGTVVVVQDQKPVGVLTDRDIVVRVTGAGLDPKSVRVRDVMSKPPITVTRNAEISQAVGLMRLYGIRRLPIVDEEGRLVSIVTMDDVILLGFDQWPDLRHVLERQLRPSSRKPEILPVLPAMPSPQPSERGAQPGPAMRGLKGPVSAVARASVTAPAEAFHRRPWYDVVRTWWRRNRIWLLLVLFLSLLGAASAMIMDLFVRADLTGYQPDEERRLFLEERRLFFEKQAREQEEREEQATKSREP; this is encoded by the coding sequence ATGTCGGGCGCGGCTGCGGCGAAGACCGAGACCCAACCGGAGGCCGATCAGTGGCTCCCGGCGACGGTCTATACGGTCGCACCGGACAGCCAGGTGAGCGAGGTGGCGCGCCAGATGGCCGGCAAGGGCGTGGGGACGGTCGTGGTCGTCCAGGACCAAAAGCCGGTCGGCGTGCTGACCGACCGGGACATCGTGGTGCGCGTCACGGGAGCGGGGCTGGATCCGAAGAGCGTGCGAGTGCGGGACGTCATGTCCAAACCCCCGATCACGGTGACCAGGAATGCGGAGATCAGTCAGGCGGTCGGGTTGATGAGACTCTACGGAATCCGCCGCCTGCCGATCGTGGACGAGGAAGGCCGGCTGGTTTCGATCGTCACGATGGACGACGTCATCCTGCTCGGGTTCGATCAATGGCCGGACCTCAGACACGTCCTCGAGCGACAACTCAGGCCGAGCAGCCGGAAACCGGAGATCCTGCCGGTGCTCCCGGCGATGCCGAGCCCTCAGCCGTCCGAGCGGGGCGCGCAGCCCGGGCCGGCCATGCGCGGCCTCAAAGGCCCCGTGTCCGCCGTCGCCCGTGCCTCGGTGACGGCGCCGGCGGAAGCATTCCACCGCCGACCCTGGTACGACGTCGTGCGGACCTGGTGGCGCCGAAACCGAATCTGGCTGCTCCTCGTGCTGTTCCTTTCCCTGCTCGGGGCAGCCTCGGCCATGATCATGGATCTCTTCGTGCGAGCCGACCTGACCGGCTATCAACCCGATGAAGAACGCCGGCTCTTCCTGGAGGAGCGGCGGCTGTTCTTCGAGAAGCAGGCGCGCGAGCAGGAGGAGCGGGAAGAGCAGGCTACCAAATCACGCGAGCCGTAG
- a CDS encoding cytochrome c: MRKNLVGVAGLLLIVLAGSWVSAQGDGRVRSGQALYDEYCFRCHGMNGEGNGPEAEKLIVRPANLQSIRSRSKSDFEMLTIISYGIAFSPMHGWRGRMSDEELLEVIRYVRQIAPFNPAL, from the coding sequence ATGCGGAAGAACCTTGTCGGCGTGGCGGGCTTGCTGCTGATCGTCCTGGCAGGCTCCTGGGTCTCGGCCCAAGGAGACGGAAGGGTGCGGAGCGGGCAGGCCCTCTACGACGAGTATTGCTTCCGGTGCCACGGGATGAACGGGGAAGGCAACGGTCCCGAGGCCGAGAAGCTGATCGTGCGCCCGGCCAACCTGCAATCCATCCGGTCCCGCTCCAAGTCGGACTTCGAGATGCTGACGATCATCTCCTACGGGATCGCGTTCAGCCCCATGCACGGGTGGCGCGGCCGGATGAGCGACGAAGAGCTGCTGGAGGTGATCCGGTACGTCCGGCAGATCGCGCCGTTCAACCCCGCCCTATGA
- a CDS encoding MgtC/SapB family protein yields the protein MSFEEIFLSVLVALAAGSLIGLEREQSRALDKRFSIGGVRTFPLIALAGALSALVSHTMGIWPVLGALLVVGAFLAVSYFQEWSRDVVPGITTQVAALITFLLGVIALLPDLPLATGQRYLLIVASAAVVMALLSFKEPLHHAVARVSEDDLYATVKFVILALVVLPLLPDRTFGPYDVLNPFHIGLMIVLIAGISFLGYVAARIVGETQSLALTGVLGGLVSSTAVTVSVAARVKQAPATTTLAAVAILTASSTMFARILTIVGIVDVGLLPALLWPLGVMTVVGYGSALVWYLRSRQALPETEPVSHRNPFELRAALQFGAYYAAVIFVAKAAQSLFGDAGLYLSSLLAGTTDVDAISLSMARFHLEGLADRTAAVAITLAAVTNTAVKTGLAFWLGGGKLAVRVASGMGAAMGAGWLALLLIR from the coding sequence ATGTCCTTTGAAGAGATCTTCCTGAGCGTTCTTGTCGCCCTCGCGGCCGGCTCGCTGATCGGGCTCGAGCGCGAGCAGTCCCGCGCACTGGACAAACGGTTCAGCATCGGCGGCGTCCGCACGTTCCCGCTGATCGCGCTCGCCGGAGCCCTCTCCGCCCTCGTCTCCCACACCATGGGCATCTGGCCGGTCCTCGGGGCACTGCTCGTCGTGGGCGCGTTCCTGGCCGTGTCCTACTTCCAGGAATGGAGCCGGGACGTCGTGCCCGGCATCACCACGCAGGTCGCGGCTCTGATCACGTTCCTCCTCGGCGTCATCGCCCTGCTCCCCGACCTGCCGCTGGCCACCGGCCAGCGCTACCTGCTGATCGTGGCCAGCGCGGCGGTCGTGATGGCGCTGCTGTCGTTCAAGGAGCCGCTGCACCACGCGGTGGCGCGCGTGTCCGAAGACGATCTCTACGCCACGGTCAAGTTCGTCATCCTCGCGCTCGTCGTGCTGCCGCTGCTGCCCGACCGGACGTTCGGCCCGTACGACGTGCTCAATCCGTTTCACATCGGCCTCATGATCGTCTTGATCGCGGGCATCAGCTTCCTCGGCTACGTCGCGGCGCGCATCGTAGGGGAAACGCAGAGCTTGGCGCTCACGGGCGTCCTGGGCGGGCTCGTGTCCTCGACGGCCGTGACCGTCAGCGTGGCCGCGCGGGTCAAGCAGGCGCCCGCCACCACGACGCTCGCCGCCGTGGCCATCCTGACGGCGTCCAGCACGATGTTCGCCCGGATCCTCACGATCGTCGGCATCGTGGACGTCGGGCTCCTGCCGGCCCTCCTCTGGCCGCTCGGGGTCATGACGGTCGTCGGGTACGGCTCGGCGCTGGTCTGGTACCTCCGGTCGCGCCAGGCCCTGCCGGAGACGGAACCGGTTTCCCATCGCAACCCGTTCGAGTTGCGTGCGGCCCTCCAGTTCGGGGCCTACTATGCGGCGGTCATCTTCGTCGCCAAGGCGGCCCAAAGCCTGTTCGGCGACGCGGGACTGTACCTTTCCAGCCTGCTGGCCGGCACGACCGATGTGGACGCCATCAGCCTGTCGATGGCCCGGTTTCACCTTGAGGGGTTGGCGGACCGCACCGCCGCCGTCGCGATCACGCTCGCGGCCGTCACCAACACGGCGGTCAAGACCGGGTTGGCCTTCTGGCTCGGGGGGGGCAAGCTGGCGGTCCGGGTGGCGTCGGGAATGGGCGCGGCGATGGGCGCCGGCTGGCTGGCGCTGCTGCTGATCCGGTAG
- the ricT gene encoding regulatory iron-sulfur-containing complex subunit RicT yields MSLAEMQETFPATIRIAGIKVRNRGDVKKMAVGDASLRAGDRVMLELGGDLTYGVVYSEPAPMPFIPPMRVMTTILRPATDADRTEIVRHERIAKEGMVYCRERAAALGLRMKMVEVYCSFQRRETTFVYAAEERVDFRQLVRDLARRFGGRIEMRHIGAREEAKRIGGVDSCGLTLCCSAFMTEFRPVSVKKARSQMQEGSLSESRLIGICGRLKCCLMFEEMQTQAGRMPASPPLIKPNRPSQPPAVSRQQSAIGSQLRAES; encoded by the coding sequence ATGTCTCTCGCAGAGATGCAGGAAACGTTTCCCGCCACGATCCGGATCGCAGGGATCAAGGTCCGGAACAGGGGAGACGTCAAAAAGATGGCGGTCGGCGACGCTTCGCTCCGGGCCGGCGACCGCGTGATGCTCGAGCTGGGCGGCGACCTGACCTACGGCGTGGTGTATTCGGAGCCGGCCCCGATGCCCTTCATTCCGCCGATGCGGGTCATGACGACGATCCTGCGGCCGGCCACCGACGCGGACCGGACCGAGATCGTCCGGCACGAGCGGATCGCCAAGGAAGGCATGGTTTACTGCCGCGAACGGGCGGCGGCGCTGGGCCTCCGGATGAAAATGGTGGAGGTCTACTGCTCCTTTCAGCGGCGGGAAACCACGTTCGTCTATGCGGCCGAGGAGCGGGTAGACTTCCGGCAACTGGTGCGGGACCTGGCCCGCCGATTCGGGGGGCGCATCGAGATGCGGCACATCGGCGCGCGGGAGGAGGCCAAGCGGATCGGCGGCGTGGACTCCTGCGGGCTTACGCTCTGCTGCTCCGCCTTCATGACCGAATTCAGACCGGTGAGCGTCAAGAAAGCCCGCAGCCAGATGCAGGAGGGCTCTCTGAGCGAGAGCCGCTTGATCGGCATCTGCGGCCGGCTCAAGTGCTGCTTGATGTTCGAAGAGATGCAGACCCAGGCCGGCCGGATGCCGGCCTCTCCGCCCCTCATCAAGCCGAACCGCCCGTCCCAGCCTCCCGCGGTCAGTCGTCAACAATCAGCCATCGGCAGCCAGCTCCGAGCCGAGAGCTGA
- a CDS encoding CBS domain-containing protein — MAIKETTQAREHALPTTVYTLTPETSVDQAAYLMASRGVGNVVVVQGGRPVGILTDRDIVVRVTGAGLDARDLTVADVMSQPVITIRHDVDISHAVALMSRHGIRRLPIVDDEGALVSILTLDDLQMMGLSDRPELSGLIERQLHSEQGPPRRGRRRRAPPPVTVGSAAEPPPSLSGPVTRIARPSAVAPLAKGAPVPQGQVKPLGRLTEALINWFDLHLFWFVWLLLLLVVTLAVWVLSQFLGGPGRH; from the coding sequence ATGGCCATCAAGGAAACGACGCAAGCCCGCGAGCACGCTCTGCCCACCACGGTCTACACGCTCACGCCCGAAACCTCGGTCGATCAGGCCGCCTACCTGATGGCTTCGCGGGGAGTGGGAAACGTCGTCGTGGTCCAGGGGGGCAGGCCCGTGGGGATCCTGACCGACCGGGACATCGTGGTGCGCGTCACGGGGGCGGGCCTGGATGCCAGGGACCTGACCGTGGCGGACGTCATGTCCCAGCCCGTGATTACGATCCGGCACGACGTCGACATCAGCCACGCCGTGGCGCTCATGAGCCGGCACGGGATCAGGCGGCTGCCGATCGTGGACGACGAAGGGGCGCTCGTGTCCATCCTCACGCTGGACGATCTCCAGATGATGGGCCTCTCGGACCGGCCGGAGCTCAGCGGGCTCATCGAGCGGCAGCTTCACTCCGAGCAGGGACCGCCCAGGCGAGGCCGGCGGCGTCGGGCTCCGCCGCCGGTCACGGTGGGCTCCGCCGCGGAGCCGCCACCGTCGCTCTCCGGCCCCGTGACGCGGATCGCCCGGCCCTCGGCGGTCGCGCCCCTCGCCAAGGGCGCGCCGGTCCCCCAGGGCCAGGTCAAGCCACTGGGCCGGTTAACGGAGGCCCTCATCAACTGGTTCGATCTGCACCTGTTTTGGTTCGTCTGGCTGCTGCTCCTGCTCGTCGTCACGCTGGCCGTGTGGGTTCTCAGCCAGTTCTTGGGCGGGCCGGGCAGACACTAG
- a CDS encoding fatty acid desaturase has translation MTALVGVPLFGSLYGYTWLDWTLCGMLYAISGLGITVGYHRLIAHGSFQCPDWVKALLLVAGGWTMENSALKWAADHARHHARVDTEDDPYNARKGFWHSHCGWVFLKDTRYSEQYAPWLRKDRVVLWQHRWYPLIVLSGLALPFIAGWLAGGSLRGLGCFLLAGVARVFLVLNSTFCINSVCHLWGRQPYDQTNTSRDSWWVSLVTFGEGYHNYHHAFPRDYRNGPRWYNFDPSKWMIFTLSRTGLARNLIRHDQASHATAAGD, from the coding sequence GTGACCGCCCTGGTTGGGGTACCCTTGTTCGGCTCCCTGTACGGGTACACTTGGCTGGACTGGACGCTCTGTGGGATGCTTTACGCAATCAGTGGCCTCGGCATCACCGTGGGCTACCACCGTCTCATCGCGCACGGGAGCTTTCAGTGCCCAGACTGGGTCAAGGCTCTGCTGCTCGTTGCGGGAGGATGGACCATGGAAAATTCGGCGTTGAAATGGGCCGCTGACCACGCGCGCCATCATGCCCGTGTGGATACGGAGGACGATCCGTACAACGCGAGAAAAGGGTTCTGGCACAGCCACTGCGGGTGGGTCTTCTTGAAAGACACACGCTACAGCGAGCAGTACGCTCCCTGGCTACGGAAGGATCGCGTCGTGCTCTGGCAGCACCGTTGGTACCCTCTGATCGTCCTCTCCGGATTGGCCCTGCCGTTCATCGCCGGCTGGCTCGCGGGGGGCAGCTTGCGCGGACTCGGCTGCTTCCTGCTGGCCGGAGTCGCGCGGGTGTTTTTGGTCCTCAACTCCACGTTTTGCATCAATTCCGTCTGCCACCTATGGGGCCGCCAACCTTACGACCAAACCAACACCAGCCGGGACAGTTGGTGGGTCTCACTGGTCACGTTCGGGGAGGGGTATCACAACTACCACCACGCCTTTCCACGGGATTACCGTAACGGGCCCCGGTGGTACAACTTCGACCCGTCCAAGTGGATGATCTTCACCCTGTCGCGGACGGGGCTGGCCAGAAACCTCATCAGGCACGATCAGGCGTCACATGCGACGGCCGCAGGTGACTGA
- a CDS encoding MBL fold metallo-hydrolase yields the protein MQPTLQADHLSALSNVGLDDTKAIPLYQTPEHQVYWVGTVTGGEEVECNAYLLVDRGEGYLLEPGGYDRFVPVQEKINSVFSAQSLTHLLFSHQDPDVCASISSWLEFNPQIAVICPSLWQRFMPHYMAYNVNYRLMKDDGLALPLKSGGQLRCLSAPYLHSPGNMVIFDSVSGFLFTGDIGAAVYADGKPRLVIEDWDQQVKAMRGFHQRYMSSNRAVSAFIRSVAGLPITALVPQHGAIFRGEEVQKFLQWLGALPCGVDYLFPNQ from the coding sequence ATGCAACCGACATTGCAAGCGGATCATCTTTCGGCACTGTCCAACGTCGGCCTGGACGACACCAAGGCGATTCCGCTCTATCAGACGCCCGAGCACCAGGTCTATTGGGTCGGCACCGTCACCGGCGGAGAGGAGGTGGAGTGCAACGCCTACCTCCTGGTGGACCGGGGCGAGGGCTACCTGCTGGAGCCGGGCGGGTACGACCGGTTTGTCCCCGTCCAGGAAAAGATCAACTCGGTGTTCTCCGCCCAGTCCTTGACCCATCTCCTCTTCAGCCACCAGGATCCCGACGTGTGCGCCTCGATCTCCTCCTGGCTGGAGTTCAACCCCCAGATCGCAGTGATCTGCCCGTCCCTCTGGCAGCGGTTCATGCCGCACTACATGGCGTACAACGTCAACTACCGGCTCATGAAGGACGACGGGCTGGCCCTGCCGCTGAAGAGCGGGGGGCAGCTCAGGTGTCTCTCGGCCCCCTACCTGCACTCTCCGGGGAACATGGTGATCTTCGACAGCGTGAGCGGCTTCCTCTTCACCGGCGACATCGGGGCGGCCGTGTACGCGGACGGCAAGCCGCGGCTGGTGATCGAGGACTGGGATCAGCAGGTCAAGGCCATGCGGGGCTTTCACCAGCGCTACATGAGCTCCAATCGCGCGGTCTCGGCCTTCATCCGCAGCGTCGCGGGACTCCCGATCACGGCCCTCGTCCCGCAGCATGGCGCGATCTTCCGAGGCGAGGAGGTCCAGAAATTTCTCCAGTGGCTCGGCGCGCTGCCCTGCGGAGTGGACTACCTGTTTCCGAACCAGTAG
- a CDS encoding HAD hydrolase family protein, whose amino-acid sequence MYRRVMAFDFDGTLAEDGTIPPELESALDQCRASGHSLFLVTGRRFETVSLGRAGRLFSGIVWENGAVLAHPASGEVYLPFGQLSGRLLKALEETEIPFERGLAIAATWTPYNQQVWQVVGSHGGSASIEYNKGNVMIIPPGAAKGAGLERLLTICGFSARNLAAFGDAENDLSMMTLAEVGVAVGDAVPAVRDAADVVANEPGPAGVLEVLRRYPLAGQFLDIPLKRERPVLLGQDEAGRPVSLPASRLAGRNLGVFGDSGTGKSWMVGLLAEGLHHEEYQVLLIDPEGDFRGLRILPRFLALEGDRDSMPSPSAVAALLESAGVSVVLDLSRYPVALRGAYLADLVRVLHPLRGRKYRPHWIVLEEAQQFLGEGSEITDLVAPLLGEGGWAFVSYRPDRLAPAVLHALHHCLFTRLTEPEALRRVKEHCGACGVDSIDVGATPAGSVLLCGGPVVQLRPAIRRVPHARHVYKYLDVPLPPGKRFWFRDEAGGIGREAASLYEFLQMIPSLPIGSLEYHDRRQDFVRWAEEALGDADLAARLRKLSNRRLAREELREALRQTVAAYYEGLTALR is encoded by the coding sequence GTGTATCGCCGAGTGATGGCATTCGATTTCGACGGGACGCTCGCGGAGGACGGGACCATCCCCCCGGAGCTGGAATCCGCGCTCGATCAATGTCGCGCGTCCGGCCACTCGCTGTTCCTCGTCACCGGCCGGCGCTTCGAGACGGTGTCCCTGGGCCGGGCCGGCAGGCTGTTCTCCGGCATCGTCTGGGAAAACGGGGCGGTCCTGGCGCACCCGGCGAGCGGGGAAGTTTACCTTCCGTTCGGCCAGCTCAGCGGGCGGTTGTTGAAGGCGCTGGAGGAGACGGAGATCCCGTTTGAGCGGGGGCTGGCGATCGCCGCGACCTGGACGCCCTACAACCAGCAGGTCTGGCAGGTGGTCGGCTCGCACGGAGGCAGCGCCTCGATCGAGTACAACAAGGGGAACGTGATGATCATCCCGCCGGGAGCCGCCAAGGGGGCGGGCCTGGAACGGCTGCTCACGATCTGCGGGTTCTCGGCCAGGAATCTGGCTGCGTTCGGCGATGCGGAGAACGATCTCTCGATGATGACGCTGGCGGAAGTCGGGGTCGCGGTCGGCGACGCGGTCCCAGCCGTCCGTGACGCCGCGGACGTGGTGGCGAACGAGCCGGGCCCGGCCGGCGTGCTGGAGGTGTTGCGTCGCTATCCGCTGGCCGGCCAGTTCCTGGACATCCCGTTGAAGCGCGAGCGGCCGGTTCTGCTGGGACAGGATGAGGCCGGCCGGCCGGTGTCCCTGCCGGCTTCTCGTCTGGCCGGTCGGAACCTGGGCGTGTTCGGGGACTCGGGGACTGGCAAGTCCTGGATGGTCGGGTTGCTGGCCGAGGGCCTGCACCACGAGGAGTATCAGGTGCTGCTCATTGATCCGGAGGGGGATTTCCGGGGCCTCCGGATCCTGCCGCGCTTTCTGGCGCTGGAGGGCGACCGAGACTCCATGCCGTCGCCCTCCGCGGTGGCGGCTTTGCTGGAATCCGCCGGGGTGTCGGTGGTCCTGGACCTCAGCCGCTATCCCGTTGCGCTGCGGGGCGCCTATCTGGCCGATCTGGTCCGCGTGCTGCACCCGCTGCGGGGACGCAAGTACCGGCCGCACTGGATCGTCCTGGAGGAAGCTCAGCAATTTTTGGGGGAGGGGAGCGAGATCACCGACCTGGTCGCTCCGCTGCTCGGGGAGGGCGGGTGGGCGTTCGTCTCCTACCGGCCGGACCGGCTGGCTCCCGCGGTTCTGCACGCGCTGCACCATTGCCTGTTCACCCGGCTGACCGAGCCGGAAGCGTTGCGAAGGGTCAAGGAGCATTGCGGGGCCTGCGGGGTGGACAGCATCGACGTCGGCGCGACTCCCGCCGGTTCCGTGCTGCTGTGCGGGGGGCCGGTCGTGCAACTGCGTCCGGCCATCCGGCGGGTTCCGCACGCGCGGCACGTCTACAAGTACCTGGACGTTCCGCTTCCACCGGGCAAGCGCTTCTGGTTTCGTGACGAGGCCGGGGGGATCGGCCGGGAAGCCGCCAGCCTGTATGAGTTCCTGCAGATGATCCCGTCGCTGCCGATTGGGAGCCTGGAGTACCACGACCGTCGGCAGGACTTCGTGCGGTGGGCGGAAGAGGCCCTCGGCGACGCGGACTTGGCGGCGCGCCTGCGCAAGCTGTCCAACCGACGGCTCGCGCGAGAGGAGCTGCGGGAGGCGCTCAGACAGACCGTGGCGGCCTACTATGAAGGATTGACCGCGCTGCGGTAG
- a CDS encoding CBS domain-containing protein, giving the protein MKVRDVMTSPVQYCAPETNPAEAATKMWDSDCGILPVVDSTGRVVGLITDRDICMAAATRRKPVSA; this is encoded by the coding sequence ATGAAAGTCAGGGACGTGATGACGAGCCCCGTCCAGTACTGCGCCCCCGAGACGAATCCGGCCGAAGCGGCGACGAAAATGTGGGACAGCGACTGCGGAATCCTGCCGGTGGTCGATTCCACGGGCAGGGTCGTCGGCCTGATCACCGACCGCGACATTTGCATGGCGGCGGCCACGAGGCGCAAACCCGTCTCTGCATGA